From a region of the Equus przewalskii isolate Varuska chromosome 2, EquPr2, whole genome shotgun sequence genome:
- the TSSK3 gene encoding testis-specific serine/threonine-protein kinase 3 → MEDFLLSNGYQLGQTIGEGTYSKVKEAFSKKHQRKVAIKIIDKMGGPEEFIQRFLPRELQIVRTLDHKNIVQVYEMLESADGKIYLVMELAEGGDVFDCVLNGGPLPESRAKALFRQMVEAIRYCHGCGVAHRDLKCENALLQGFNLKLTDFGFAKVLPKSRRELSQTFCGSTAYAAPEVLQGIPHDSKKGDVWSMGVVLYVMLCASLPFDDTDIPKMLWQQQKGVSFPTHLGISAECQDLLKRLLEPDMTLRPSIEEVSWHPWLAST, encoded by the exons ATGGAGGACTTTCTGCTCTCCAATGGGTACCAGCTGGGCCAGACCATTGGGGAAGGGACCTACTCAAAAGTCAAAGAAGCATTTTCCaaaaaacaccaaagaaaagTGGCAATTAAAATTATAGACAAGATGGGAGGGCCAGAAG AATTTATCCAGAGATTCCTGCCTCGGGAGCTCCAGATCGTCCGTACCCTGGACCACAAGAACATCGTCCAGGTGTATGAGATGCTGGAGTCGGCCGATGGGAAAATCTACCTGGTGATGGAACTGGCTGAGGGAGGGGATGTCTTTGACTGCGTGCTGAATGGGGGGCCACTGCCTGAGAGCCGGGCCAAGGCCCTCTTCCGTCAGATGGTCGAGGCCATCCGCTACTGCCATGGCTGTGGCGTGGCCCACCGGGACCTCAAGTGCGAGAACGCCTTGTTGCAGGGCTTCAACCTGAAGCTGACTGACTTTGGCTTTGCCAAGGTGTTACCCAAGTCACGCCGGGAACTGAGCCAAACCTTCTGCGGCAGCACAGCCTATGCCGCCCCCGAGGTACTGCAGGGTATTCCCCATGATAGCAAGAAGGGTGACGTCTGGAGCATGGGCGTGGTCCTGTATGTCATGCTCTGTGCCAGCCTACCTTTTGACGACACAGACATCCCCaagatgctgtggcagcagcagaAGGGGGTGTCGTTCCCGACTCATCTGGGCATCTCTGCTGAATGCCAGGACCTACTCAAGCGGCTCCTGGAACCAGACATGACTCTCCGGCCTTCCATCGAAGAAGTTAGTTGGCATCCATGGCTAGCAAGTACTTGA
- the FAM229A gene encoding protein FAM229A, whose translation MQPFPSTPGPGRAADTCPAPLGPERPPAARARAAASSLGPASASGRAPRGLDMSAQEPPQGRRFPIEAGDSPGFAAAPESQDSPEPVATEHNPVRPLRRCPGCHCLTLLHVPIDVYLAMGGSPRARAT comes from the exons ATGCAGCCCTTCCCCTCGACGCCCGGGCCCGGACGCGCCGCAGACACCTGCCCGGCTCCGCTTGGACCGGAGCGTCCTCCCGCAGCCAGGGCTCGGGCAGCTGCTTCCAGCCTGGGTCCGGCCTCGGCCTCCGGCAG AGCGCCCCGGGGCCTGGACATGAGTGCCCAGGAGCCCCCTCAGGGTCGGAGATTCCCCATTGAGGCCGGAGACTCCCCTGGCTTTGCTGCCGCCCCCGAGTCCCAGGACAGCCCAGAGCCGGTAGCCACGGAGCACAACCCGGTCAG GCCGCTTCGACGCtgccccggctgccactgcctgacGCTGCTGCACGTGCCCATCGACGTCTACCTGGCCATGGGCGGGAGCCCCCGGGCCCGCGCCACCTGA